The region TGGACTTGATATCAATTTATGCATGTACTGTATTTCTATTTGTTTGATAAATTTTATTTTACAATATTCAGAACTGGACTGCAGACCTTTACTCGAAGCCTCTTGACTGTAATTGTCCTGGAATCTCTGATGCAATGGTTCATGATACGATAAACATAGTCTATGTGTATGCATTTTTTCAGTTGTAAGTGTAATTCTCGATATCATACTTTTTTTTTGTTTCAGATGCATCATGGTTTCTAATCTACAGAACTGGAGTTTACCCAATAGGAATGGGATGATGTTCCCATGCCAGATGGCACTTATGATTCCTCTAAACCAATTGAGTTCCTTGTTACTCATACTCAGGTGGAGCACGAGCTCTGTGAAACCATCTATAGTTTGATTGTTGTCAGCACCTTCATAGGTGGATCACTTATCTAATTTCATTCATAAACTATATCTTATATTATTTGTATGTCCTCACTTATTTGTAATAATGTCCTCACTTACACTTTTAGGAATGTGAAAACTCCTTGGCTAGCATAACTAAacttttaaacaacatttttaaaTTTATTGCTTGCTCTTATAGTTTTTGTACATTACCTGACCAAGTTGGTGTATAACTGTATATTATTTTTTGTTAGTTGTGTACTCCATGACCAGAATATATAATAACCGCATATACCTACTATCTGCTGACATTATAAATTTTGTTTGTTACTATAAGATTAATGAGCTGGAGCTGAGTCATGCTGCTGACATAATTTGACTATACAAGAAATCAAACATGAGTGAACTTTGCTTCAGGCAGTGCAGGATTTGATCCTTTAACATCTAAGCTCGCGGTGGACATTTCAACTCTGCAGACaacatattaatattatttttagtctCTTGAAAGTGCACATTCAGATAtttttattaatcatttttcatTTTCTCTTACTCTTATTAAAACAGTCAGTTATATCGTTATCAGATCAGATAGATTTATTTAATGAGTGCATCACAAAGCTGAAAGTTACAGTAGGAGCTCAAACAACAAGCGCGATATTGACCAACAGCCTGTTTGTAGTAGTTGCAGGAAACAATGACATTACCAACACTTATTTCAACAATCCTACTAGGAGACTGCATTATGCCTACTCTTCATATACTGATCTTCTGATCTATTCAGCATCTGGCTTTGCGCAGGTACACATACAGCACGAAACCATCAAATTTGTTACTTTAGAAACATGTCATGATATAGTAAATGCTAGAGATATATTATAAGTTATAACACTCACAATTTTGTAAGAACTGTAGATCTACTTTCACATCTATTTTTGATAGATTCTGAATTTATAGATGTAAAAGAGCTGTACAAGTTGGGTGCTCGTCGAATAGGTGTATTTGGAATACCACCTATTGGATGTCTTCCATCATAGAGGACACTACAAGGAGGAGTGTAAAGACAATATGCAGAAAATTACAATGAACTAGCACAGTTATTCAACGTTAAAGTGTCAGATGAAATGAAGTCTCTCAACAACCGTCTTCCTAATACAATGATGGTTTACCTGGATGTGTACAATTCTCTGATGGAACTCATTCATAACCCTCGAAAATATGGTACATGATCTATCTTTCTATATATGTACTAGAAAATATTAAGACTTACTAGTCTGCATCGTTTTTTCTGTCCTCACACCTTGTTCTACAAGCGGGGTACAACGAGTAAAGCAAATTCGAATGCTTATTGAGTGATATGCTTTGCAGGATTTAGAATAGCAAAAAGAGGTTGATGTGGAACAGGCACCATTGAAGTGGTTTTCTTATATAAATGCCCTTGTCCAGATTTTAACAACTACATTTTCTAGACAATCAATATCCCCAGTCCCAATATACATCAATTAGTGGAAAAGAGCCTTGGTAGACTGATCTTCAAGGAGATAGCTAAAGATAGCTGCCGGATTAGTTAAGTTAATTGCGATTCTCATAAATTAGACTTGTAATGTTTGTATTTAGTAGATTAAGAAGTTTGGGATGTATTATA is a window of Apium graveolens cultivar Ventura chromosome 11, ASM990537v1, whole genome shotgun sequence DNA encoding:
- the LOC141696325 gene encoding LOW QUALITY PROTEIN: GDSL esterase/lipase EXL3-like (The sequence of the model RefSeq protein was modified relative to this genomic sequence to represent the inferred CDS: substituted 2 bases at 2 genomic stop codons), coding for MDPLDATIPTSEVVFKAGYQAAALESVNLKAFVGVERDLNAIVIAFRGTQEHRYKTILIILSKQNWTADLYSKPLDCNCPGISDAMEWDDVPMPDGTYDSSKPIEFLVTHTQVEHELCETIYSLIVVSTFIVNFASGSAGFDPLTSKLASVISLSDQIDLFNECITKLKVTVGAQTTSAILTNSLFVVVAGNNDITNTYFNNPTRRLHYAYSSYTDLLIYSASGFAQVHIQHETIKFVTLETYSEFIDVKELYKLGARRIGVFGIPPIGCLPSXRTLQGGVXRQYAENYNELAQLFNVKVSDEMKSLNNRLPNTMMVYLDVYNSLMELIHNPRKYGT